ACAAGTGTCTAAATTCAATctgcacaacagcagcaaccacacacgcagcagcagcaccaacaaaacaaataaaagaatgaACCGAAAAAAAACGTATCGCAAGAGTCGCAGAAAATCCGTCAATCtcagctggcagctggcagaCGCACCTGGCTGGCAGCTCGGGGAAAAGTCAAAGCTTTTGTCATTTGCAAATGTCACTGAggcaaatttcaaaatatatctgTGTCACATAAAATTTCAGCTTTAAGCAAAAGCAAGTGTACGTTGAAACCGCGTAAGCTTGATTCAAATTCTTTCACTCCAACTTTTTGGGCCAACTAAATTTCTTCTTAACAAATTTACCCATTGGTCAATCTTGGCCATGAAGTTGTTATCCTTTCTGGACAATTCACATGCCGTCGAAGTATCGATTTGTCAAACCCTCTCGAATGCAGCGAACAGTTGTGCCCTGCTGCCCTTCGCCAGGACCAAGAACACGCCCACTGTGAAGCAACTGTACAAGCTGCAGAAGCATCTGGAGTCCGATCTCTTGGCATGCGATGCTCGCCTCTCGCTCTTTGTGGCAGCTGCCAACAGCTATCGCTGCGAGTCGTTACTCTGTCCCTTTCCGGAGGATTTTCTTGACAGCAAACAGCGTCCCAATATGAATGCCATCTTCGATGTGATTGCCGACTTCGATCGCCTCGAGTTTATCCTGCAACAGATACTCACTGGCAATTACAGCAGCGGTCACAAAAATGTCTTCAAGTTGCTTTATGCTGTGCTGGTGAAGCACGGCGAACGTGTGGCACTCAGCACTCTGCAACCGTGTGAGTTCGAAGAACTCTATACGCATCTCAAGATATCTGCTCCCTCGACGCCGCCCACACAGATCTTTGAGGTAACACCGAGTCTGAAATGTGCCCACACCAAGGCTTACTCTTCACTCCGAGATCAGTATCCGGTAAAAATCGGTTTCTATGGCGGCAAGCTGGAGGAATTGTATTCTATGCTGACCGTCGGTTGTTTGCCCCTGGACGAACCCATTCGACTCTTTTGCAATGTGGACGATGCCCTTAGTCAGAGTCAGTATGGCAGCAGCTGGGGAGCCTCGCGCTGCGGCGCCTTGCTCAGTTGTGTTGCGGTTGTGGAGTTTGCTGTGATGCCAACGCTTGTGATCAAGGATGAGGAACAGCGGCATGTGATTGTTCACGATGCCGATTGCATTCAGATATCGTATTTGCTGTTCTTCGGCAAGAGTTTCACCCAGTATGAAACGGCGTTGATGTTGCAGCCGAGAGTTTATGTCGATTGGGATGCCACCTTTAGGTGGCTGGCGTCGAAGAAATACGCCATCTCATTAGGCGTATACTTGATGATGCTATCGATGTCAATGTCCAGTGGCCGGGGCGTGCTCTACAGACTGGCTACAAGTGGAATCTACGCTATAAGAAAAGGCTTTCtaccaatttaaaaaatctacTTTTTTCCATATTTATCGACAGATTTATTCAATCTTTTGTTCTCCAAAATATAAGAACAATAGATTGTGGATATTTGCCAATAATTCTGGGAGAATTCCATACAAATTATTAGAGAGAAGTttctacattattttttaaagaatttgaagtgaataaaaactgaaaagacAAAGCGACTCAAGGGCAAGTGCAAGAGGGGTGAAGTGTTGGCATGAGTCACAGCCGagcataaataacaacaatttagcATTACAAGTGACGTAGTAAAAATTTATATGCTCTcgcacattttcaattttctgcaATTTTTCCAGCAATTGTGTGAAATTCCTTGCGGCAATTCGTCGGAGGAGCATCAGAGGAGGACGGAGGCACGCAGTAGACGTTGCATAAAAGGGACGTGGTCAGATTTGTGTGTTGGCGAGTGActgagcgagtgtgt
This is a stretch of genomic DNA from Drosophila albomicans strain 15112-1751.03 chromosome 3, ASM965048v2, whole genome shotgun sequence. It encodes these proteins:
- the LOC117571354 gene encoding protein mono-ADP-ribosyltransferase Parp16; translation: MKLLSFLDNSHAVEVSICQTLSNAANSCALLPFARTKNTPTVKQLYKLQKHLESDLLACDARLSLFVAAANSYRCESLLCPFPEDFLDSKQRPNMNAIFDVIADFDRLEFILQQILTGNYSSGHKNVFKLLYAVLVKHGERVALSTLQPCEFEELYTHLKISAPSTPPTQIFEVTPSLKCAHTKAYSSLRDQYPVKIGFYGGKLEELYSMLTVGCLPLDEPIRLFCNVDDALSQSQYGSSWGASRCGALLSCVAVVEFAVMPTLVIKDEEQRHVIVHDADCIQISYLLFFGKSFTQYETALMLQPRVYVDWDATFRWLASKKYAISLGVYLMMLSMSMSSGRGVLYRLATSGIYAIRKGFLPI